The sequence TCGCCGAAGCTGAAGTACGACCCGCGCTTCAAGACCTTCCTGGACATCGCGGCGAACCCGAAGTCGACCACCACCCCGCCCTCGGTGAACGGCGGCGCGTACCTGGTGTCCCTGCAGAACCTCGGCTTCGACGTCGAGAAGGGCAAGCAGACGGACATCAAGGCGGGGCTGGAGAAGACCGCGAAGGAAATCGACGCGGCGATCGCCCAGGCGAAGTAGGACCGACGCGATGAGCACGTACACACTCCGTTCGAAGCGCCGCAGGTCGGCGCTTCGGACGGCGGCCTTCATGTCGCCGTGGCTGATCGGGTTCTGCGTCTTCTTCGCCTACCCGCTGATCTCCACGCTCTACTTCTCCTTCACCAGCTACGACGGGTTCGCCGCCCCCCAGTTCAGCGGCTTCAAGAACTGGTCGTTCGTCTTCAACGACTACCCGCTGTTCTGGCCGGCGCTGCGCAACACGCTCTGGCTGGTCGTGGTGATGGTGGCCTGCCGGGTGGTGTTCGGGCTCGGTGTCGGGCTGCTGATCACCAAGATCAAGACGGGTACGGGTGTCTTCCGGACGCTGTTCTACCTGCCGTACCTGGCTCCGCCGGTCGCCGCCACGCTGGGCTTCGTCTTCCTGCTCAACCCCGGGACCGGGCCGGTCAATTCGATCCTCGGGGACCTGGGGATGGGGACGCCCGGCTGGTTCACCGACGCCACCTGGTCCAAGCCCGCGCTGACCGCGCTCGCGGTGTGGGGGGTGGGCGACCTGATGGTGATCTTCATGGCCGCGCTGCTCGACGTACCGAAGGAGCAGTACGAGGCGGCGGAGCTGGACGGGGCGACCGCGTACCACCGGTTCCGGTACGTCACGCTGCCGAACATCTCGCCGATCATCATGTTCGCCGTGGTCACCGGCATCATCCAGACGATGCAGTACTACACCCAGCCCCTGGTGGCAGGGAAGGTCGCGTCCGGTGTCATGGGCGGCTCGGGCCAGCAGTTCGAACCCGGCTATCCCGACAAGTCGACACTGACGCTTCCGCAGCTGGTCTACAACCTCGGTTTCCAGCGCTTCGACTACGGCTCCGCCTGTGTGGTCGCGCTCGTTCTCTTCGTCCTCGCCATGGCGTTCACCGCACTGCTGATGCGGCGCCGCAGCGGACTGATCCAGGCAGGTGAGTGACATGGCGCAGGTTCTCGACCACCCGAAGGCCGCGGGACCGGTGAGTGACCCCGTCACCCCGGCCCGGCGCGTGGCGCGCCGCAAGGCGCTGCTGCACTGGATCGCCGTCCACGCGCTCGGCGTGGCCGCCGCGCTCTTCTTCGTGCTGCCGTTCGTCTTCCTCGTGCTCACCTCGCTGATGAGCGACCAGCAGGCCCTCACCCGGGACCTGTGGCCGCACCCCTTCGAGTGGGCCAACTACAAGAAGGTGTTCGACACCCCGGGCTTTCTGACCTGGTGGAAGAACACCCTGCTGTACGCGGGAGCCGGCACCGTCCTCACGGTGGTGTCCTCGCTGCCCGTGGCGTACGCGCTCGCCAAGTTCCGCTTCCGCGGCCGGCATCTGTCGCTGATGCTCGTCATCTCGATGATGATGCTGCCGCCGCAGGTCGTGGTCATCCCGATGTACCT is a genomic window of Streptomyces sp. NBC_00708 containing:
- a CDS encoding sugar ABC transporter permease, whose amino-acid sequence is MSTYTLRSKRRRSALRTAAFMSPWLIGFCVFFAYPLISTLYFSFTSYDGFAAPQFSGFKNWSFVFNDYPLFWPALRNTLWLVVVMVACRVVFGLGVGLLITKIKTGTGVFRTLFYLPYLAPPVAATLGFVFLLNPGTGPVNSILGDLGMGTPGWFTDATWSKPALTALAVWGVGDLMVIFMAALLDVPKEQYEAAELDGATAYHRFRYVTLPNISPIIMFAVVTGIIQTMQYYTQPLVAGKVASGVMGGSGQQFEPGYPDKSTLTLPQLVYNLGFQRFDYGSACVVALVLFVLAMAFTALLMRRRSGLIQAGE